In the Leptolyngbya sp. SIO1E4 genome, one interval contains:
- a CDS encoding ABC transporter ATP-binding protein, whose amino-acid sequence MPTAVLVEGLQKRYGSVEAVKDVSFTIAPGEIFGLLGPNGAGKTTTIRCLCTLSTPDAGKVEVNGISVLENPRLARQCLGYIAQEVALDKVLTGRELLQLQADLYHIPRKVARDRIEQMITLLELSDWADKKSGTYSGGLKKRLDLALGLLHQPDVLVLDEPTVGLDIETRSAVWQFLRQIKEAGTTILLTSHYLEEVDALADRVAIIDQGKVIASATPSALKDRVGGDRITLRIREFTPDDEADTARGLLQQLPCVEEVIINQAQGNSLNLVVTAQSDALMTVQQALKDADLPTFGISQSRPSLDDVYLAATGRTLMDAEIAAAGSRDLKAERKQAMKGA is encoded by the coding sequence ATGCCCACAGCCGTCTTAGTCGAAGGTTTACAGAAGCGTTACGGCAGCGTCGAAGCTGTTAAGGACGTCTCTTTCACAATTGCACCCGGCGAAATCTTCGGCCTTCTTGGCCCGAATGGCGCTGGGAAAACGACGACGATTCGCTGTCTGTGTACCTTAAGTACCCCGGATGCAGGCAAGGTGGAGGTCAACGGCATTTCAGTGCTTGAAAATCCCCGTCTGGCCCGCCAGTGCCTTGGCTACATTGCTCAGGAGGTGGCCCTCGATAAAGTTTTAACAGGGCGGGAGTTGCTGCAGTTACAGGCAGACCTGTACCACATTCCCCGAAAGGTGGCCCGCGATCGCATTGAGCAAATGATTACCCTACTAGAGTTGTCTGACTGGGCCGATAAAAAGTCAGGCACCTATTCTGGAGGCTTGAAAAAGCGGCTGGATCTGGCTCTGGGGCTTCTACATCAGCCGGATGTGCTCGTCCTTGATGAACCCACCGTCGGCTTGGACATCGAAACGCGCTCAGCGGTGTGGCAGTTTCTGCGGCAGATTAAAGAGGCTGGCACCACTATCCTCCTGACGAGTCACTATTTAGAAGAAGTGGATGCCCTGGCAGATCGGGTGGCCATTATCGACCAAGGTAAGGTGATTGCGTCTGCAACTCCCAGTGCCTTGAAAGATCGGGTTGGGGGCGATCGCATTACCCTTCGCATTCGCGAATTCACCCCTGACGATGAAGCCGATACCGCTAGAGGGTTGCTGCAGCAACTCCCCTGTGTCGAAGAAGTCATCATCAACCAGGCTCAGGGCAACTCTTTGAATTTGGTCGTGACAGCCCAGTCCGATGCTCTCATGACGGTACAACAAGCTCTGAAGGATGCGGATCTACCCACCTTTGGGATTTCTCAATCCCGTCCCAGCTTGGATGACGTGTATCTAGCCGCCACGGGACGTACCCTGATGGATGCTGAAATTGCGGCTGCAGGCAGCCGTGACCTGAAGGCAGAACGCAAGCAGGCTATGAAGGGGGCTTAA